A section of the Bryobacteraceae bacterium genome encodes:
- the plpD gene encoding patatin → MQLLRAALLALALSGSVAAAQSPSQLSRKKIGLALSGGSALGLAHIGVIQWMEEHRIPIDYIAGTSMGALVGGLYATGRDGRQIEQFVREIDWSAAFAPSVPFRDLAFRRKEDRREFPSTIEFGIRRGLRLPPGVSPGHGAGMAISRFAAAYDMLPSFDDLPTPFRCVATDLRQGREVVFSEGPLTLALRASMSLPALFAPVEMNGMLLVDGGLLNNLPVNVVKAMGADIVIAVALEKPYDADQISSMLGVASRSITVMVEANERRSLGLADLVVMPDLAGLQSDDYAKADEFIRRGREAAARKAMWLEQLSVPGEEYGRYLAVRRSRLQPETVKPQMIVIEGALAEKRRRALVESLAADAKQPLDQRRLEMELNKIAGMGRYDSVSYSLFRRENTEGIIIRPHQKPHGPPFLNLAFLLDASRQEGFRFGIGGRLTFLDFGGPASEWRTDLSLGQISRASSEYYYRIAGGKWFFAPRAFYHEDTRPLYRGKDQIADFFTRQGGAAFDVGYAFGRFQELRMGVSTGRARIAITKGPELLEPLSGRFSDLHLHWRYEGQDSALVPRRGVRASMLASWLLNHPGVHGRRPLAEASFSYARPFSARWSLLANTEAGITGWDEGLNNRFTVGGVARLDALGRGRETGNRYYYGGLRLLRLLTNQTLGLFGRFYLFTAAESGNAWRAGMSSLPRYSGSAGLMGETAFGVVYFGGGLGDRGDRRFFFRLGRVF, encoded by the coding sequence ATGCAGCTTTTGCGCGCGGCCCTGCTTGCCCTGGCGCTCTCCGGTTCGGTGGCCGCGGCCCAGAGTCCTTCGCAGCTGTCCCGGAAGAAGATTGGTCTTGCTCTGTCCGGCGGAAGCGCGCTCGGACTGGCGCATATTGGCGTCATCCAGTGGATGGAAGAGCACCGCATCCCGATCGATTACATCGCCGGGACCAGCATGGGCGCGCTTGTAGGGGGACTGTACGCGACCGGCCGCGACGGCCGCCAGATCGAGCAGTTCGTGCGCGAAATCGACTGGAGCGCGGCCTTCGCCCCGTCGGTGCCCTTCCGTGATCTCGCGTTCCGCCGCAAGGAGGACCGCCGCGAGTTCCCTTCCACCATTGAATTCGGGATTCGCAGAGGGCTGAGGCTGCCGCCGGGCGTTTCCCCCGGCCACGGCGCCGGGATGGCCATCAGCCGCTTCGCCGCCGCCTATGACATGCTGCCTTCATTTGACGACCTTCCCACGCCCTTCCGCTGCGTTGCGACGGACCTGCGGCAGGGCCGCGAGGTGGTCTTTTCGGAAGGCCCGCTGACGCTTGCCCTGCGGGCATCGATGAGCCTGCCGGCGCTGTTTGCTCCGGTCGAGATGAATGGCATGCTGCTTGTCGATGGCGGGCTGCTCAACAACCTTCCGGTCAATGTCGTGAAAGCGATGGGCGCCGATATCGTCATCGCCGTCGCTCTGGAAAAGCCCTACGACGCGGATCAGATCAGCTCCATGCTTGGCGTCGCCAGCCGCAGCATCACCGTGATGGTGGAGGCCAACGAGCGCCGGAGCCTGGGCCTGGCGGACCTCGTCGTGATGCCGGACCTCGCGGGTCTTCAGTCGGACGATTACGCGAAAGCGGATGAGTTCATCCGGCGCGGCCGCGAGGCCGCCGCGCGCAAGGCCATGTGGCTCGAACAGCTCTCCGTGCCCGGCGAGGAATACGGCCGCTATCTCGCCGTGCGCCGCAGCCGCCTCCAGCCGGAAACGGTGAAGCCTCAGATGATCGTCATCGAGGGCGCGCTCGCCGAAAAGCGCCGGCGCGCGCTGGTCGAATCGTTAGCAGCCGATGCGAAACAGCCTCTGGACCAGCGCCGCCTGGAGATGGAGCTCAACAAAATCGCCGGCATGGGCCGTTATGACTCCGTGTCTTATTCCCTTTTCCGGCGCGAAAATACCGAGGGAATTATCATTCGGCCGCATCAGAAACCACACGGTCCTCCGTTCCTGAATCTGGCGTTTCTGCTGGACGCCTCGCGCCAGGAGGGTTTCCGTTTCGGCATCGGCGGCCGTCTGACGTTCCTCGATTTCGGCGGCCCGGCCTCCGAATGGCGCACCGATCTCTCGCTGGGCCAGATCAGCCGCGCATCGAGCGAATATTATTACCGCATCGCCGGCGGCAAATGGTTTTTTGCGCCGCGCGCCTTTTACCACGAAGACACCCGCCCGCTGTACCGCGGCAAGGACCAGATCGCCGACTTTTTCACCCGCCAGGGCGGCGCGGCCTTCGATGTCGGCTACGCCTTCGGGCGTTTTCAGGAGCTGCGCATGGGAGTCTCGACGGGCCGCGCACGCATCGCCATCACGAAAGGCCCCGAGTTGCTGGAGCCCCTCAGCGGCCGTTTTTCCGACCTCCATCTTCACTGGAGATATGAAGGCCAGGACAGCGCACTCGTGCCCCGCCGCGGCGTGCGGGCGTCGATGCTTGCCTCGTGGCTGCTTAATCATCCTGGCGTGCATGGCCGCAGGCCGCTGGCCGAAGCATCGTTCAGCTATGCCCGCCCATTCAGCGCCCGCTGGTCGTTGCTCGCCAACACGGAGGCGGGCATCACTGGCTGGGACGAGGGGCTCAACAACCGCTTCACTGTCGGCGGCGTGGCCCGGCTCGACGCCCTTGGCCGTGGCCGCGAGACCGGCAACCGCTACTATTACGGCGGCCTCCGTCTGCTGCGCTTGCTCACCAATCAGACGCTGGGCCTGTTTGGCCGCTTCTATCTGTTCACCGCCGCGGAAAGCGGCAACGCCTGGCGTGCAGGCATGAGTTCCCTGCCCCGCTACAGCGGCTCGGCCGGGCTGATGGGAGAAACGGCCTTTGGCGTGGTCTATTTCGGCGGCGGTCTGGGCGACCGCGGCGACCGCCGCTTCTTCTTCCGGCTCGGCCGCGTCTTCTGA
- the rpmI gene encoding 50S ribosomal protein L35: protein MAKLKLKTHKGAAKRFKKTATGKIKRNRAFARHIFTTKSPARKRRLHQATLVDPADKARVLEMIPY, encoded by the coding sequence ATGGCCAAGCTGAAACTGAAGACCCATAAAGGCGCCGCCAAGCGCTTCAAGAAGACAGCGACGGGCAAGATCAAGCGGAACCGCGCCTTCGCGCGGCACATCTTCACCACAAAGAGCCCCGCGCGCAAGCGCCGCCTGCATCAGGCGACGCTGGTGGATCCGGCTGACAAGGCCCGTGTGCTGGAAATGATCCCCTATTGA
- a CDS encoding Ni/Fe hydrogenase subunit alpha: MTPADSAPAVTPGVSRIDVPVLARVEGEGELHIRTRGGRIVDLKLSIPEPPRLFEGFLRGRHFMEVPDITARICGICPIAYQMSSIHALERALGVEAHPSIRLLRRLFYCGEWIESHVLHIFFLHLPDFLGCQDAFEVAAKNADAVRMALRLKKLGNGIVRVMGGREIHPVSACVGGFYRVPRKEELEALVPELEWALAASLQAVSLTASLEFPDFEQDYEFVALSHPDEYALNEGRIVSNRGLNVDAAEFEEHIVEQHVRHSNALHSVIRERGSYMVGPLARFNLNYAQLTEKARRAAEQARLKPPVRNPFRSIVARAVETVFACEEALRLIAAYEPPPLPRVEARPRPATGAAATEAPRGLLYHRYSVDENGLITEARIVPPTAQNLRRMEEDLWSYVPGLLGLDSAQIAWRAEMAVRNYDPCISCATHFLKLRREDG, translated from the coding sequence ATGACCCCTGCTGACAGCGCACCCGCAGTGACGCCCGGCGTGAGCCGGATCGACGTGCCCGTGCTGGCCCGCGTGGAAGGCGAAGGCGAGCTGCACATCCGCACCCGGGGCGGCAGGATCGTGGATCTGAAGCTGAGCATCCCCGAGCCGCCGCGGCTGTTTGAGGGCTTTCTGCGCGGGCGCCACTTCATGGAGGTCCCCGACATTACCGCGCGCATCTGCGGCATCTGTCCCATTGCCTATCAGATGAGCTCGATTCATGCGCTGGAGCGCGCCCTGGGCGTGGAGGCGCATCCTTCCATCCGCCTCCTGCGGCGGCTGTTCTACTGCGGCGAATGGATCGAGTCGCATGTGCTGCACATTTTCTTCCTGCACCTGCCGGATTTCCTCGGCTGCCAGGACGCATTTGAGGTGGCGGCGAAAAACGCCGACGCCGTGCGCATGGCGCTGCGGCTGAAGAAGCTGGGCAACGGGATTGTGCGCGTGATGGGAGGGCGCGAAATCCACCCGGTGAGCGCCTGCGTCGGCGGTTTTTACCGCGTGCCGCGGAAGGAAGAGCTGGAGGCGCTCGTCCCGGAGCTGGAGTGGGCGCTGGCGGCCTCCCTTCAGGCGGTCTCGCTCACCGCTTCGCTCGAGTTCCCGGACTTTGAACAGGACTACGAGTTCGTCGCGCTGTCCCACCCGGACGAGTATGCGCTGAACGAAGGGCGCATCGTCTCCAACCGCGGGCTGAACGTGGACGCGGCCGAATTTGAGGAGCACATCGTCGAACAGCACGTCCGGCATTCCAACGCCCTGCATTCGGTCATTCGCGAGCGAGGCTCCTACATGGTGGGCCCGCTGGCGCGTTTCAATCTGAACTACGCGCAGCTCACCGAAAAGGCGCGGCGCGCGGCCGAACAGGCCCGGCTGAAGCCGCCGGTGCGGAATCCTTTCCGCAGCATCGTCGCACGCGCCGTGGAAACGGTGTTCGCCTGCGAGGAGGCGCTGCGGCTGATTGCCGCCTACGAGCCGCCCCCGTTGCCGCGCGTGGAAGCGCGGCCCCGGCCCGCCACCGGCGCCGCCGCCACCGAAGCGCCGCGGGGCCTGCTCTACCACCGCTACAGCGTGGATGAGAACGGGCTGATCACCGAGGCGCGCATCGTCCCTCCCACGGCGCAGAACCTGCGGCGGATGGAAGAGGACCTGTGGAGCTACGTGCCAGGCCTGCTCGGACTCGACAGCGCGCAGATCGCCTGGCGCGCCGAGATGGCCGTGCGGAACTACGACCCCTGCATCTCGTGCGCCACGCATTTCCTGAAGCTGAGGCGCGAAGACGGCTGA
- a CDS encoding oxidoreductase: MIFEGAKGLFFRTRSFIVEDMDRRTFVAASAAAPLARGAAAPLPRRAYKDGVELSIIGFGGIVVMGHEQKEANRLVSSAWNRGVNYYDVAPSYGDGEAETKLGPALQPYRRNAFLACKTTRRDAAGAQQEFEQSLRRLRTDYFDLYQFHAVSSMDDVQKILAPGGAGEFFLKMKKEGRVRFLGFSAHHAGAALELMDQFPLDSVLFPVNFVCWHEGHFGPQILEKAREKKIARLALKGLAHTTGPKDLPAAQRKYRKCWYEPLDEPQKARLALSWTLSQEVTAAIPPGEAALFELALSIGSSFVPLTRPQMEEAARMARNREPIFRA, translated from the coding sequence ATGATTTTCGAAGGAGCGAAGGGGCTGTTCTTCCGCACCCGGTCGTTTATAGTTGAAGACATGGATCGCCGTACGTTTGTTGCTGCCAGTGCCGCCGCGCCCCTTGCGCGCGGAGCCGCCGCGCCCCTGCCGCGGCGCGCTTACAAGGATGGCGTCGAACTGTCCATCATCGGCTTCGGCGGCATCGTCGTCATGGGCCATGAGCAGAAGGAAGCCAACCGGCTTGTCTCATCTGCCTGGAACCGCGGCGTCAACTACTATGACGTCGCCCCTTCCTACGGCGACGGCGAGGCGGAGACCAAGCTCGGCCCGGCGCTCCAGCCTTACCGCAGGAACGCGTTCCTCGCCTGCAAGACCACCCGCCGCGACGCTGCCGGCGCGCAACAGGAGTTCGAGCAGTCGCTGCGCCGTCTCCGCACGGATTACTTCGACCTCTATCAGTTCCATGCCGTCTCCTCCATGGATGACGTGCAGAAAATCCTTGCTCCCGGCGGCGCCGGTGAGTTTTTCCTGAAGATGAAGAAGGAAGGCCGGGTCCGTTTTTTGGGATTTTCCGCCCACCACGCCGGCGCAGCGCTGGAATTGATGGATCAATTCCCGTTGGATTCAGTTCTTTTTCCGGTAAATTTCGTCTGCTGGCATGAAGGACATTTCGGCCCGCAGATCCTGGAAAAGGCCCGGGAAAAGAAGATCGCCCGGCTGGCCCTCAAGGGGCTGGCTCACACCACCGGGCCGAAAGACCTGCCCGCCGCCCAAAGGAAATACCGGAAGTGCTGGTACGAGCCGCTCGACGAGCCGCAGAAGGCCCGTCTCGCCCTGAGCTGGACCCTGTCTCAGGAGGTTACCGCCGCCATTCCGCCGGGTGAGGCCGCGCTGTTCGAGCTGGCCCTTTCCATCGGATCTTCCTTCGTGCCGCTTACCCGGCCCCAGATGGAGGAGGCCGCCCGCATGGCCCGCAACCGCGAGCCGATCTTCCGCGCCTGA
- a CDS encoding oxidoreductase, which translates to MSAAPQDTAALSRPVMEPLPVQIRSVVKETHDTFTLTVAPPPGDPVCAFEPGQFSMLYVFGVGELPISISGDPAVRETLTYTIRSVGPVTYRLVTRRPGDYIGVRGPFGTSWPLKEARGKSVLIVAGGIGLAPLRPAIYSILRHRGDYNRLVILYGSRSPRDLLYRKEFDAWGLLPDTQALCTVDYGGVSWRGHVGVVTTLFRHVRMQPLETVAMICGPEIMMRYAARELEARGLPPSQIYLSMERNMKCGAGFCGHCQMGPYFVCKHGPVFCYRDIRPYLDFHEL; encoded by the coding sequence ATGAGCGCGGCGCCGCAGGACACGGCCGCTCTGTCGCGTCCGGTGATGGAACCGCTGCCGGTCCAGATCCGGTCTGTCGTCAAGGAGACTCACGACACGTTCACGCTGACGGTGGCGCCCCCGCCCGGCGATCCCGTCTGTGCCTTTGAACCCGGGCAGTTTTCCATGCTGTATGTGTTCGGCGTGGGCGAGCTGCCGATCTCGATCTCCGGCGATCCGGCCGTGCGGGAGACGCTCACCTACACGATCCGTTCGGTTGGGCCGGTCACCTACAGGCTGGTCACGCGACGTCCCGGGGACTACATCGGCGTGCGCGGGCCGTTTGGCACAAGCTGGCCGCTCAAGGAAGCGCGCGGCAAGAGCGTGCTGATCGTCGCCGGCGGCATCGGTCTGGCGCCGTTGCGGCCAGCCATCTACTCGATTCTTCGCCACCGGGGCGACTACAACCGGCTGGTGATCCTTTACGGCAGCCGCAGTCCGCGCGACCTTCTCTACCGAAAGGAATTCGACGCCTGGGGCCTGCTGCCCGACACGCAGGCGCTGTGCACGGTGGACTATGGCGGCGTGAGCTGGCGGGGACACGTGGGCGTCGTCACCACGCTGTTCCGTCACGTGCGCATGCAGCCGCTGGAGACGGTTGCGATGATCTGCGGGCCGGAGATCATGATGCGCTATGCGGCGCGCGAGCTGGAGGCGCGCGGCCTGCCGCCATCGCAGATCTATCTCTCGATGGAACGCAACATGAAGTGCGGGGCCGGCTTCTGCGGCCACTGCCAGATGGGGCCGTACTTTGTCTGCAAGCACGGCCCGGTATTCTGCTATCGGGACATCAGGCCGTATCTGGACTTCCATGAGCTCTGA
- a CDS encoding oxidoreductase, with the protein MSSDGRKPRIAVFKFASCDGCQLSLLDAEDELLAVAGAVEIAYFPEASRRMEKGPYDIALVEGSITTHHDAEAIQRIRRQAKTLVTIGACATAGGIQALRNWHDTAEWVRLVYAKPDFISTLKTSTPVAEHVPVDFELRGCPINKHQLLELISATLAGRRPNIPTYSLCIECKRRGNICVMVAAGTPCLGPVTQAGCGALCPSMRRGCYGCFGPMENANAPSLASQFRVLGSSRDEVERAFRSYNGWAWPFRKVFEEAPKP; encoded by the coding sequence ATGAGCTCTGACGGACGCAAACCCCGGATTGCCGTATTCAAGTTCGCCAGCTGCGACGGCTGCCAGTTGAGTCTTCTCGACGCCGAAGACGAGCTGCTTGCCGTGGCCGGCGCGGTGGAGATCGCCTATTTTCCGGAGGCGTCGCGGCGGATGGAAAAGGGCCCGTACGACATCGCGCTGGTGGAGGGCTCCATCACCACGCATCACGATGCGGAAGCGATCCAGCGGATCCGGCGGCAGGCGAAGACGCTGGTCACCATCGGCGCCTGCGCCACCGCCGGCGGCATCCAGGCGCTGCGCAACTGGCACGACACCGCGGAATGGGTGCGGCTTGTCTATGCCAAACCGGATTTCATTTCCACGCTGAAGACCTCGACGCCGGTGGCCGAGCACGTGCCCGTGGATTTCGAGCTGCGCGGCTGTCCGATCAACAAGCACCAGCTATTGGAGCTGATCTCGGCCACGCTCGCCGGGCGCAGGCCGAACATTCCCACCTACAGCCTTTGCATCGAGTGCAAGCGCCGCGGCAACATCTGCGTGATGGTGGCCGCCGGGACGCCGTGTCTGGGGCCGGTGACGCAGGCCGGCTGCGGCGCCCTGTGCCCGTCGATGCGGCGCGGCTGCTATGGATGCTTCGGACCGATGGAGAACGCCAATGCGCCGAGCCTGGCCTCGCAGTTCCGCGTGCTGGGCTCGAGTCGCGACGAAGTGGAGCGGGCGTTCCGCAGCTACAACGGCTGGGCGTGGCCGTTCCGCAAGGTCTTTGAGGAGGCGCCGAAACCATGA
- the rplT gene encoding 50S ribosomal protein L20 produces the protein MPRVKRSTNRRDYRRKTLKLAKGYFLTKSKLYRAAQEAVEKALRYAYVGRRRKKRDFRALWILRINAACRTHGISYSRFIGALKKCGVELNRKMLADLAVNQPAAFAELVQKAKSALA, from the coding sequence GTGCCAAGAGTCAAACGATCGACCAACCGCCGGGACTACCGGCGCAAGACCCTCAAGCTCGCCAAGGGCTATTTCCTCACCAAGAGCAAGCTGTACAGGGCCGCGCAGGAGGCAGTGGAGAAGGCGCTGCGCTATGCCTACGTGGGGCGCCGCCGCAAGAAGCGGGATTTCCGTGCGCTATGGATCCTGCGCATCAATGCCGCCTGCCGCACGCATGGCATCTCCTACTCGAGGTTCATCGGCGCGCTGAAGAAGTGCGGGGTGGAACTGAACCGCAAGATGCTGGCTGACCTGGCCGTGAATCAGCCGGCCGCGTTTGCCGAGCTGGTGCAGAAAGCGAAGTCCGCGCTGGCCTGA
- the dhs1 gene encoding phospho-2-dehydro-3-deoxyheptonate aldolase — MGVDWSPDSWRRFPALQQPEYPDPEALERVLTELAALPPLVTSWEIVALKEHFAQASAGRCFVLQGGDCAERFADCNSRRIANQLKVLIQMSLVLVQGTGKPVVRVGRFAGQYAKPRSEDFEVVNGQRLPAYRGDLVNRPEPTPEARQPDPALMLRGYERAALTLNFIRALVKGGFADLHHPEYWDLDWTKHSPQAEEYRRMLRSITESLRFMENILGTSAAGSDRIDFYTSHEALLLPYEQAQTRRVPHRPGWFNLSTHFPWVGIRTASPDGAHVEYMRGIANPVGVKIGPGLSLDDILRIAEKLNPGNEPGRLVLIHRYGAARIAEELPPVIEAIRREGRTVLWICDPMHGNTRRTRNGFKTRSFDDIESELSQALDIHQRCGSILGGIHIEVTGENVTECTGGARGLCEADLARAYESEVDPRLNYEQALELALLVARRWKTNGDRHQAAGRI, encoded by the coding sequence ATGGGAGTTGACTGGTCGCCGGATTCCTGGCGGCGCTTCCCTGCGCTTCAGCAGCCGGAATACCCGGATCCGGAGGCGCTCGAGCGGGTGCTGACCGAGCTGGCGGCGCTGCCGCCGCTGGTGACGAGCTGGGAGATCGTCGCGCTGAAGGAGCATTTCGCCCAGGCGTCAGCCGGCCGCTGCTTCGTCCTTCAGGGCGGCGACTGCGCGGAACGCTTCGCCGACTGCAATTCGCGTCGCATCGCCAACCAGCTCAAGGTGCTCATCCAGATGAGCCTCGTGCTCGTTCAGGGCACCGGCAAGCCGGTGGTGCGCGTCGGCCGGTTTGCGGGCCAATACGCCAAGCCGCGCTCGGAGGACTTCGAAGTCGTGAACGGGCAGCGGCTGCCGGCCTATCGCGGCGACCTCGTGAACCGGCCCGAGCCGACCCCGGAAGCGCGCCAGCCGGACCCGGCGCTGATGCTTCGCGGCTATGAGCGCGCCGCGCTCACGCTCAACTTCATTCGCGCGCTGGTGAAGGGCGGATTCGCGGACCTCCACCATCCCGAATACTGGGATCTCGACTGGACGAAGCACTCACCGCAGGCCGAAGAGTACCGCCGCATGCTGCGCTCGATCACCGAAAGTCTGCGTTTCATGGAGAACATCCTCGGGACGAGCGCGGCTGGCAGCGACCGGATCGACTTCTATACGTCGCACGAAGCGCTGCTGCTGCCTTACGAACAGGCGCAGACGCGGCGCGTGCCACACCGGCCGGGCTGGTTCAATCTTTCAACCCATTTTCCGTGGGTGGGCATCCGCACCGCCTCGCCGGACGGAGCGCACGTCGAGTACATGAGGGGCATCGCGAACCCGGTAGGCGTCAAGATCGGGCCGGGGCTCTCGCTGGACGACATCCTGCGGATCGCCGAGAAGCTGAACCCGGGCAACGAACCGGGCCGGCTCGTGCTCATTCACCGCTACGGTGCGGCGCGCATCGCCGAAGAACTGCCACCTGTGATTGAGGCGATACGGCGCGAAGGGCGCACGGTGCTCTGGATCTGCGACCCGATGCACGGCAACACGCGGCGCACCAGGAACGGCTTCAAGACGCGCAGCTTCGATGACATCGAAAGCGAACTGAGCCAGGCCCTGGACATCCACCAGCGGTGCGGCTCCATTCTCGGCGGCATTCACATCGAGGTGACCGGCGAGAACGTCACCGAATGCACTGGCGGCGCCCGCGGCCTGTGCGAAGCTGATCTGGCCCGGGCCTATGAGAGCGAGGTCGACCCCCGCCTGAATTACGAACAGGCGCTGGAGCTCGCCCTGCTGGTGGCGCGGCGGTGGAAGACGAACGGTGATCGTCACCAGGCCGCCGGCCGGATATGA
- a CDS encoding 4Fe-4S ferredoxin, which translates to MRRKSYRLDSGGLSAIIGRLLDQGHEVYGPRVEDDALRWRRIRSADDLPCGWTQELAPGRARLVPDGTGGRFHHWMCAEGLKAVLHLPMVRVMAARRENGAFRILDNPAPAGKFAFVGVRACDVAALGILDRVLLGDRYADDIYRSRRENLFLVAVHCLESAPTCFCASLGTGPRAKSGFDIALAEFSDGGEPEYFAEAGSAAGLDLLEACGAQPAPPEMARMVEQGCARAAGSQKRSVNAHAAPALIDAVFDSPHWDSVARRCLACGNCTMACPTCFCVNYEDRSSLDGSEAERWRLWDSCFTQSFTYIHGGSVRTSVKSRYRQWLSHKLARWQAQFGTPGCTGCGRCIVWCPVGIDITQEFQELQAAAAAAVPPRE; encoded by the coding sequence ATGCGGAGAAAGTCCTACCGCCTGGACTCGGGCGGCCTTTCGGCGATCATCGGCAGATTACTGGATCAGGGACACGAGGTTTACGGTCCTCGGGTGGAAGACGATGCGCTGCGCTGGCGGCGCATCCGTTCGGCCGACGATCTGCCGTGTGGCTGGACGCAGGAGCTCGCGCCGGGCCGGGCGCGGCTTGTGCCGGACGGCACAGGCGGGCGGTTCCACCATTGGATGTGCGCCGAAGGCCTGAAAGCGGTGCTTCACCTGCCGATGGTGCGAGTGATGGCGGCGCGGCGAGAAAACGGCGCTTTCAGGATCCTGGACAACCCGGCTCCGGCCGGGAAATTCGCCTTTGTCGGCGTGCGGGCCTGCGACGTGGCGGCGCTCGGGATTCTCGACCGCGTCCTGCTCGGCGACCGCTATGCCGACGACATCTACCGGTCACGGCGCGAGAACCTGTTTCTGGTGGCCGTGCACTGTCTGGAGTCCGCTCCCACCTGCTTCTGTGCATCCCTTGGCACGGGACCGCGGGCGAAGTCCGGCTTTGACATCGCGCTGGCAGAATTCAGCGACGGAGGCGAGCCCGAATATTTCGCCGAGGCGGGCAGCGCGGCGGGCCTGGACCTGCTGGAGGCCTGCGGCGCGCAGCCGGCGCCTCCAGAGATGGCGCGGATGGTGGAACAGGGCTGTGCGCGCGCGGCCGGATCGCAGAAGAGAAGCGTCAACGCTCATGCCGCGCCGGCGCTCATCGACGCCGTCTTTGACAGTCCGCACTGGGACAGCGTGGCGCGGCGGTGCCTGGCCTGCGGCAACTGCACAATGGCGTGTCCCACCTGCTTCTGTGTCAACTACGAGGACCGGAGTTCGCTGGACGGCAGCGAGGCCGAGCGGTGGCGGCTGTGGGATTCGTGTTTCACGCAGAGTTTTACCTACATTCACGGCGGCAGCGTGCGCACGAGCGTGAAGTCGCGCTACCGGCAATGGCTGAGCCACAAGCTGGCGCGCTGGCAGGCGCAGTTTGGCACGCCGGGCTGTACGGGCTGCGGCCGCTGCATTGTCTGGTGCCCGGTGGGCATCGACATCACCCAGGAGTTTCAGGAGCTGCAAGCCGCCGCGGCGGCTGCGGTTCCGCCAAGGGAGTGA